One window from the genome of Babylonia areolata isolate BAREFJ2019XMU chromosome 13, ASM4173473v1, whole genome shotgun sequence encodes:
- the LOC143289120 gene encoding cysteine protease ATG4B-like isoform X2 — protein sequence MDFDANLSTLTYESGPCPSDEFPRSAEPVCILGRMYSTLHDMEELKDDIRSRIWCTYRKNFISIGSSGQTTDTGWGCMLRCGQMMLAHTLVLRHLSRDWRWQQGKKKDEKYWRLLRMFQDKKACVYSIHQIASMGESEGKSVGQWFGPNTIAQVLKRIVCYDEWSNINIYVALDNTVIEDEIREGCRKCSTFKEQSSATAAINGDGRDVGVQRFSRFVNDASPTDAGLDQPGEGQPGGEGEGLWQPLLLIVPLRLGLTDINPIYFDALKRCLNLPYSVGIIGGKPNHAHWFVGYVGDELIYLDPHTTQVVGDLDDPEERAAADESYHCRFSCRMNMLRLDPSVAVGFFCDSEKAFDDLCQSLRSFGKKNMMFEICKERPPHLPYNFDTVPPSLRKKGTAAAAARMSDASGSSVDDEEFEII from the exons ATGGATTTCGATG CCAACCTCAGCACACTGACCTACGAGAGTGGACCCTGCCCCAGCGATGAGTTCCCACGCTCGGCTGAGCCAGTCTGCATCCTTGGCAGAATGTACAGCACCCTTCATG ACATGGAGGAGCTGAAAGATGACATCCGCTCAAGGATTTGGTGCACATACAGAAAGAACTTCATTTCCATAG GTAGCAGTGGGCAGACCACAGACACAGGATGGGGGTGTATGTTACGCTGTGGACAAATGATGTTGGCCCATACACTCGTACTCCGCCATCTCAGCAGAG ACTGGCGCTGGCaacaagggaagaaaaaagatgagaagTACTGGAGGTTGCTACGAATGTTTCAAGATAAGAAGGCCTGTGTCTACTCCATTCATCAGATAG CGTCGATGGGGGAGTCAGAAGGCAAATCTGTGGGTCAGTGGTTCGGACCCAACACCATAGCTCAGGTGCTAAA ACGAATTGTTTGTTACGATGAGTGGAGCAACATCAACATTTATGTTGCCTTGGACAACACTGTGATAGAGGATGAAATTC GGGAAGGCTGCAGGAAATGCAGCACTTTCAAAGAGCAGAGCTCGGCAACAGCAGCCATCAACGGCGACGGCCGAGACGTGGGCGTTCAGCGCTTCTCTCGCTTCGTCAACGACGCCTCCCCGACGGACGCGGGGCTGGACCAGCCTGGGGAGGGGCAGcccggtggggagggggaggggctctGGCAGCCCCTGCTGCTGATCGTGCCGCTCAGGCTGGGGCTGACTGACATCAACCCCATCTACTTTGACGCCCTCAAG cggtgTTTGAATTTGCCATACTCTGTGGGGATCATTGGGGGAAAACCTAACCATGCCCACTGGTTTGTGGGATACGTGG GTGATGAGCTGATATACCTGGACCCCCACACAACGCAGGTGGTGGGTGACCTTGACGACCCTGAGGAGAGAGCGGCGGCAGACGAGAGCTACCACTGTCGCTTCTCCTGCCGGATGAACATGCTGCGACTTGACCCGTCTGTGGCCGTG GGGTTCTTCTGTGACAGTGAGAAAGCATTTGACGACCTGTGTCAGTCCTTGCGATCGTTTGGCAAAAAGAACATGATGTTTGAGATTTGCAAGGAGCGGCCACCACATCTCCCTTACAACTTTGACACTGTCCCGCCGTCCCTCCGAAAGAAAG ggacggcggcagcagcagcacgcATGTCAGATGCCTCAGGAAGCAGTGTGGACGATGAAGAGTTTGAAATCATCTGA
- the LOC143289120 gene encoding cysteine protease ATG4B-like isoform X1 encodes MDFDDTFLPYAANLSTLTYESGPCPSDEFPRSAEPVCILGRMYSTLHDMEELKDDIRSRIWCTYRKNFISIGSSGQTTDTGWGCMLRCGQMMLAHTLVLRHLSRDWRWQQGKKKDEKYWRLLRMFQDKKACVYSIHQIASMGESEGKSVGQWFGPNTIAQVLKRIVCYDEWSNINIYVALDNTVIEDEIREGCRKCSTFKEQSSATAAINGDGRDVGVQRFSRFVNDASPTDAGLDQPGEGQPGGEGEGLWQPLLLIVPLRLGLTDINPIYFDALKRCLNLPYSVGIIGGKPNHAHWFVGYVGDELIYLDPHTTQVVGDLDDPEERAAADESYHCRFSCRMNMLRLDPSVAVGFFCDSEKAFDDLCQSLRSFGKKNMMFEICKERPPHLPYNFDTVPPSLRKKGTAAAAARMSDASGSSVDDEEFEII; translated from the exons ATGGATTTCGATG ATACGTTTCTTCCCTATGCAGCCAACCTCAGCACACTGACCTACGAGAGTGGACCCTGCCCCAGCGATGAGTTCCCACGCTCGGCTGAGCCAGTCTGCATCCTTGGCAGAATGTACAGCACCCTTCATG ACATGGAGGAGCTGAAAGATGACATCCGCTCAAGGATTTGGTGCACATACAGAAAGAACTTCATTTCCATAG GTAGCAGTGGGCAGACCACAGACACAGGATGGGGGTGTATGTTACGCTGTGGACAAATGATGTTGGCCCATACACTCGTACTCCGCCATCTCAGCAGAG ACTGGCGCTGGCaacaagggaagaaaaaagatgagaagTACTGGAGGTTGCTACGAATGTTTCAAGATAAGAAGGCCTGTGTCTACTCCATTCATCAGATAG CGTCGATGGGGGAGTCAGAAGGCAAATCTGTGGGTCAGTGGTTCGGACCCAACACCATAGCTCAGGTGCTAAA ACGAATTGTTTGTTACGATGAGTGGAGCAACATCAACATTTATGTTGCCTTGGACAACACTGTGATAGAGGATGAAATTC GGGAAGGCTGCAGGAAATGCAGCACTTTCAAAGAGCAGAGCTCGGCAACAGCAGCCATCAACGGCGACGGCCGAGACGTGGGCGTTCAGCGCTTCTCTCGCTTCGTCAACGACGCCTCCCCGACGGACGCGGGGCTGGACCAGCCTGGGGAGGGGCAGcccggtggggagggggaggggctctGGCAGCCCCTGCTGCTGATCGTGCCGCTCAGGCTGGGGCTGACTGACATCAACCCCATCTACTTTGACGCCCTCAAG cggtgTTTGAATTTGCCATACTCTGTGGGGATCATTGGGGGAAAACCTAACCATGCCCACTGGTTTGTGGGATACGTGG GTGATGAGCTGATATACCTGGACCCCCACACAACGCAGGTGGTGGGTGACCTTGACGACCCTGAGGAGAGAGCGGCGGCAGACGAGAGCTACCACTGTCGCTTCTCCTGCCGGATGAACATGCTGCGACTTGACCCGTCTGTGGCCGTG GGGTTCTTCTGTGACAGTGAGAAAGCATTTGACGACCTGTGTCAGTCCTTGCGATCGTTTGGCAAAAAGAACATGATGTTTGAGATTTGCAAGGAGCGGCCACCACATCTCCCTTACAACTTTGACACTGTCCCGCCGTCCCTCCGAAAGAAAG ggacggcggcagcagcagcacgcATGTCAGATGCCTCAGGAAGCAGTGTGGACGATGAAGAGTTTGAAATCATCTGA